AAGTGTGGTACTATATCTTTAGATCATGCGAATTAGTTAGAGATTTGATTCCTATTAGAGCCGAATTGATGAGAGCTCTAAGAACAGCCACTCTAAGGCATGACACAGAGACCAGAGCGTCAACTATCTCGTTACTTCTCAGAGATTACTTGTTGACTAATGATATCAATCAGGCTTATAATTTGGTTGAAAAGACTGAATTTCCTCAGGATGCATCCAACTCTGTTGTTGCTAGATATTACTTTTACTTGGCTCGGATTCAAGCTATTCAGTTGGATTATTCCTCTGCCAACGAATGTGTCATTGCCGCTATCAGAAAATGTCCTCAGACTAAATCTGCACTTGGCTTCTTACAGACTGTGACAAAATTACACATATTGATTCAGTTACTGACGGGAGAAGTTCCGGACTTGACCACTTTTAGAGATCCACATCTGGAATCCTCACTAACTCCTTATTTGGCTGTGACTCGTGCCGTTAGATTGGGTGATCTTAAGATTTTCAATGCAGCTCTGGAAAAATATGGGGGTCATTTGAAAAGGGATGAAAATTACAATTTGGTGTTGAGATTGAGACAGAACGTGATCAAAACAGGAATAAGAATAATATCTCTCGCCTACAAGAgaatttctttgaaagacatCTGTATCAAGTTGCATCTTGACAGTGAGATAAGTTCTGAGTATATTGTCGCCAAAGCCATCAAGGATGGTGTTATTGATGCCTCGATCAACCATAAGGCTGGCTATATGCAATCTAAGGAATTGTTGGATGTATACTCTACCAGAGCTCCTCAATCGGAGTTTGATAGAAGAATTAAGTTTTGCATGTCTCTGCACGACGATAGTGTCAAGGCCATGAGGTATCCAATGAATATGAATAGGGTTGAGGACAAAGTTGATCCCGAGGCCCGCGAGAGAGAACAGGAATTGATACAGTATTTACAAGATGCAGATGGGTTTTGAATAATATAAATAATGTACTGCAAGAAATAGCTTTTGGTTCTGTGAGTTTCTCGGTATTTGGTTTTATAGACGAGACTCCAAATGAAACCttaaataaaaaagaaaaaaataagattAAGAAATTTATTAAGGCTATTTGAGGTTTTACGAGGCCCCGGAGTCAGGTGATCGATCCTTCCTTTACATTTCTGTAGAATAATGATGTTTCCATCATCTATTTCGCTTCTACGATTGGCTGTAAGAGGCGGGTTAGAATGTGAGCGACTTAGTGCAAGAGGTCTGTTTTCTAGACGGGCCTTCTCCATATCgagtttgaagagagaggagGAGATTAAGAAAGAGACGGTTCAGAaccaagaaaagagagaattgCCAAGACTTTCtagagaagaatatgaaaaGTTTCGTGACGAATATTAttacaagaagaatcaCGTGAACAAGGAAACAGCCATCAACTATTCCGTATCGTTAGCTTTACTGTTTCTAGCGCTCTCGTTCGCCTCGGTGCCCATTTATCGTGCCATTTGTAAACGTACAGGATGGGGAGGAACTCCTATCACGGATAAGACTAAGTTTACCTCTGATAAAATGGTTCCTGTGGATACCGATAAGAGAATTCGGGTGCAGTTCACTGCCGAGACTTCCAGCATGTTACCGTGGAAGTTTATCCCCCAGCAAAGAGAGGTGTATGTCATTCCAGGAGAGACTGCTTTGGCATTCTACAAGGCTAAGAATAGGTCTAATAAGGATATCACCGGAATGGCAACGTATTCTGTCACTCCGGATAATGTGGCACCTTATTTTAACAAGATTCAGTGCTTCTGCTTCGAAGAACAGAGACTAAATGCTGGTGAGGAGGTTGATATgcctcttttcttctttattgaTCCAGAATTTGCTACGGATCCATCTATGCGTAACATTGACGACATTGTTTTACATTATACATTCTTTAGAGCCACTCATGATAAAGACGAAGATAAGATTTTATCGGATGCAAGGGAAAAGATGAGTAAGGCCAACGAGGAGGCTTCAAAGGCTGCGGTGCAGCAAAACTGAGAATATTGAGCAGAGTTCATGTATATATATCATATAAAATAACAGTATTGCCTGGCAGCTTGAAAGCGTCGTCAGCCTTCTCGAAAGTAAACCTATGCGTAATCATCGGCATTACATTAACTTTACGTAAGCTATCAAGTCAACTATAGAGCATCTGAAGCAACCTTTGATGGTAATCTCATCCTCAGCAACTTCAGAAATAAGGGAATCTGTCCATATTTTCCACCGTTACCTACTTAACGTACTTGACCTTTTTTCATTAGCCAATCCATTTTCCATGGAACTGATTCGTTTACGAACAGCGATCTTCACTTTGACCCATCAAAGGCTTGACCAACTCCTGCAACAAAACAAATTTACCAACAGccttctccaattttgATTTCCGCTTGTTCAACAGTATAAACACAAACGGACAATGGTTCGCCTGATGCACCTTCTAAAAAAGCATTGTCTGGTAGCTTTATGCAGAGATCTTCTGCTAGCAAGTAGTACCGACATAAAGTACAGAAGACTGGAGGTGTAGCAGCAAATGCCATGTGTGGACATGAATTGTAGTGAGCAGATTTATATTCATGGGAATATCTGGAAGGAATTTCCCTCACAAGCAACACACTTACCAGTCTTTAAAGCTTTAAAGTCATCGCCAGCCTGATCAATAGTACCAGTAGATTTTTGACCTAGAATTGCTCCTTGGAAACAAAACCACCGCACAATCCTGTATTGTAGTAGAGATAAACAGAGTCACAAATACTAGCAATGTTCACATCATGGGGATTTTCGATTTGGGGAATAGGTCTATCCTCAAAAGTGAGATCTCCAATGCTTCTAAGAATAAAAGAAGGATTATCCGACATTTAACGATGTATATTCTCCAGCAGTGAATGATTTAGCAGAGGGGTAAACTTTTGGCAAATACGACACTTTAAAGATGTCACCACAGAAATATATGTCTTACAGATATAAGATTTAAAGATAGATATCACATTTTACATTATGACATCATGATGATTCCTCGAGATCTGAGATTGGGAGAATCACCGCGAATTATTACCAGAAAAGGAGATATCATGACAATGTATTTTGGCGGAATTAAATATAATAGTTCTATTGACGAAGGCTAATTCTCGTTCTTTCTAGCtggcttctccttcttgtaGTATATACCTCTAAAGAAATTCATGGTTGTGTTGTAAACGACTAACATGATACCACCTCCAGGTCCTAATCTAAGCACTTTAGGAACGAAACCTTTGTACATAGCTCTGAAACTTCCCTCACTAAACACTTTAACTAAAGATGGTAAGGCCCAATTGTACTTGGGAGGGGTACCAGGGATCCTTGGAGTACTTTGAATTCTAGACTTAATGACATCGAAAGGAGTGTTAAGCATAGTACCGACGGTTCCACCAACAAATCCACTAATCAAATCATTTCGAGTCTTCTCTGATTGGTTTGTAGGCTTTGGAAGCAAAGACTTCACCTGGAAGATCACACCAAAGTAGCCAGCATTCCAAATAGATTGTCTCCACATAGTGGCTTCTAATCCATTGTATAGAGACACAATACCTTCACCCTTGATAGTATTTTTGAGAACATCCCTAGCATTCTTATACTTCGAATTCTTATCCTGCAATCTAATTTTAATAAGTTCGAAAGGAACCACAACGAGTGACTCAGTAGCACCGGCCGTTGCACCTGTCAAGATTGACAACGACTGGGTCATCTTCTCTGTACCAAACTGTTTCCGATAGAACTTACCCCATTCGTCATTTGCAGCAAACTTAGTGGCTCTTTTAGGGGCTTCCATCAAAATAGGAGGTACAATACCTCTATACAAACTACCGAAGCCTTCACGTTTGATCATCTTGGAAAAGCAGTCGATGACACCTTTATACTCTGCCTGAGCACCTATACCCACTTGTAATTGCATTCTCGTCTTCACAACATCAAGAGGATACATGATAAGGACCTCCGAAATACCGGCCATGGCACCTGCCATGAATTGGTAAATGAAAGGTAGAGCTGGAAAAGCAACTAGTTAGTAAGTTGGGGAATTAAGAATAGTTGGCGATAAGCCACTTACGTTTCTCTTCAGTAGACATGATTCTGTGAAGCTAAGATTTCTATGCTTTtgtaaaagaagaagcataGAAACCACTCAGATCTTTGCTGCgaatgaaaagaaatcttTATCAGTATCCAAACATGGAATCTCCGGTACAGGAGTAGAACAATGCCAGCCGAAAAATTTTAGTTAGTCATTCTCCCTAGTTGGCCATTTTGTGTACAGAGAGAAAGCAAAAATAGAATTTGAGATTGATAGTTAGCCGTTTCGATTAATAACTGCATATGCATTAAGCATATATTGCCGCTCCACCAGACTCAGCATTCATCATTGAACAAAGCCCTATCGGTGCCGACCACATCAATGCCCTTACACCCGTACACCAATATGAAGGACGAGTGGGGAAGCAAGGTGAATGACGAACGACACCAGCTCTTCGCGGAAGAGAAAAGCTAAAACCGATAATTCCTCTGAAATTAATAGACGCGCTTTATGAAGGCCCGAACCGATCGGAATCTGGAGAAAGTACAAAACGTTCTTTCTGtcttgcttctttttgcctctttctttctttattccCAGTTACTTGTTTTTTGTATCTTCAGGGTTTGACCAATCAAATTTGCCTGCTGTGATGTTCTCAAGACAGTTTATAAGACAGGGTATTGCACTTACGCAAAGGAAGTCGTGCAATTACATCGCTATTTCACGTCGATTCTACCATCCAAAGGTTATTGATCACTATCAAAACCCAAGAAATGTCGGCACAATGGATAAGAATCTGCCGAATGTCGGAACGGGACTTGTTGGCGCTCCAGCTTGTGGCGATGTGATGAGATTGCAGATAAAGGTGAATGATGCTACTGGTGTCATTGAAGATGTGAAATTTAAGACGTTTGGATGTGGTTCTGCcattgcttcttcatcgtttGCAACAGAGATGGTGAAGGGTATGACACTTGAGGAAGCTGGTAAGATTAAGAATACTACTATAGCCAAAgagctttctcttccacCAGTTAAACTTCATTGCTCTATGTTAGCTGAAGATGCCATTAAAAGTGCTATTAAGGACTACAAGTCTAAGAGACAGAGCAGAAAGCCTACTCTAGGACCCGAGGCTGAAAAGTCCGACTTTAAGCCTGCTACTACCACTGCTTGAATTGCAGAGTCATTGTGCACAATGGAACGTGTACTTTAATCTTTATATAGGTTTGTGTGCTATATAATTACCTTCCTATCTAACCTCCTCCGTCTATTACATTCCCGATATTTTTGCGTTTCTCAGATTTTCTTCTAGTAAATATAGTATACTACTTAATctatctcatcttctgttctGGGTCTTTTCGTATCGCCGATATCTCCCTACTGATTTTAttagtttttttttcattattaAGCATAGCGATACGTCTCGGCCTTTTTGCCTATTTAGTACGTCTGTATTTCTGCATATTTACAACGTGCATAGGTTTCCATCATCTCTCTAACTTCTGTTCAGCAAGACTCAAAATTCCAACACCATCAACATAATCATCCCAAAGATCCTTAGTACCCTGAACTGGATCAACATAATCATCCCAGTTGTAATTGGCGTTAAGCCATTCACCGTAATCGCCAACCTGATCTAGTCCTTTAGTCTCCACCAGGTATGACCACAACGACTTGTAACATCCACCGAGAGCACATGCATCGCTCAAATCAATACGGTAGTTACCTTTCAAGGCACCGAAAATCTCACAATACTTCTTGACAATGGACAAGTTCTTGGATGAGCCACCAACGAAGAACACTTTGTTTGGCTTAGACACCAAAGCTGCCGGTGTCTGGTAAATACCATCTGACTGGATGTCTCCATATCTATCAGCAAGCTTCTCAAGAACAGCTAATTCATGCTGAGAAAACTTTGAAGCAACCTCTTTATAATGAGTAGTACGGTTCACCTTCTTGGCTTTACCAAACGCAGAACCGGTATTCTCAAGCATAGGACCTGCACGTAATCTGCAACTTAATGCCTGAGACTCGATAATAGAAGcaacatcttcctccacTGACCACTTCTGTCCCTTTGAAAGCTCTACAAGCTCCTTCTGATCAAGATGGTACTGaaatcttctttcacaAATCTTTGCATTTGGAATGATTTCTCCCTTAGGGAAGTAGATACCGAGCTCTAGCTTGCCGTTCAAAGGTTTCGATTCATCCAAAATAGTATCAAACTTATCCCATGAATTGGCAGGAGTACCATACTTTTTGTTGATAGCTTCTCTAACCTTCTCTCTAGCTAATGCACCATTACAGTAGCACAACATACCCATGTAATGCTCTGGGATAGTCGGATGTTTGAATATATGGTAACTAGCACTTGGCTTATAGCTATTAGTGACAAGCAAAACTGTGGTAGAAGTACCCATAGACACCAAAATATCATTGTTAGCCAATGGAAGAGCCAAAATAGTTGCATTGTTATCACCCGTGAATGGGTAAACCTTACAGTCAGGCGAGAATCCATACTTCTGAACAAAGTACTTGCCTATATTACCAACGGACCTGTAACCGATAGGCTGTACAGGACCCAATTTCTgcttcaaatccttcacACCCTTGGCTCTGGTAGCCTCATCAGCACCGTCAATCTTAGGAGAGGTACCCGCAGCTAAAGCAATaagatcttcatcaaacCTGGAGTTCTTGATGTCGTACAAGTTCATACCACAGGCATCTGATTCTTCAAGCCGTTGAAGCTTAGTGGAAAGCAACGAGCAAAGGAAACTAGACACTAAAGATATACGGTAGGTCTTTTGGTAAAGGTCAGGGTCCTTTCTGGTAGCCATTTTTCTGATCTGGGGACCAGTGAACCGGTAATGAGCACGGGAGCCAGTGATATCACTCAATTCCTGAGAACCACCGACCTGTTTTTCAAAAGCTTCAATTTCAGGAGCAGTCGAATGATCCTGCCAATTGGGGGCAATCTGGAAGGTAAATCCATTAGGAGAAAGTTGCTCAACAAGTGTCTTGGAGGTGCTCAACTTCCCAAAAAGCTCTGAAGCTTCTCTGGACCAATAGACGGAACCATGCTGTTGACAAGAACCAGACATAGCTCTAACCTTCTCAAATGGGAAATTATCATCCTCCATTCTCTTGAACACGAGTTCAACAGCCTCGATCCACATAGCAACAGGGGCACAAATCTCACCggtttcttcaactgaaATGACACCGTTTTTGATGTGATAAACACCACCATAATCGGCATCAAAATCGACTTTATAAGTCTTGTGATGCTTCAAGTTGGCATAGGTTGAAATCACCTTCAATTGTTGGGTAGAAAGATCGAACCCCAAGAAAAGGGAGTCATCGGCAgtcattttttttttcgttAGTTTAGTGACTCTAAAATTGTATGGATatgttgctgttgttcTGAACAAATTGTGCACTTTTAGAAGGTAGCCACTTTAAAGGATGCTCTCTATATTTAGGCAAAGGTGGTAAAGTAATCAGCAAAGTAAGCAGACAAAAAGTTAAGAAACCAAATACGGTGTAAGTAATATCTTGTGTCAAGTAACCAGCAATAAGACTAACTATTGCACCAAGAATAAGAACTGAATTAGTAATGTATCTTACTAGCTTTTGTCCTTCGTAATCAATATTAGCTTCAAAAAACTGTGCAATTGAATCCATgctgaaagaaaaaatcaaCCGTCTTATAAATGAATTGTTCCACACTGTAAGAAGTCACTGTTTTAATGAATATGCAAAGTAAAATGAATGGGACCCCGTTCCAGTGTGCTGCTGCCTGTTTATTTAGATGTGTCTCGACATCACGTAAGAACGCTACCAATCTCCGAAATTTTTGGAAATTTGGAGCggaaattttttttatttttggaT
The sequence above is a segment of the Brettanomyces nanus chromosome 4, complete sequence genome. Coding sequences within it:
- the COX11 gene encoding Cytochrome c oxidase assembly protein cox11, mitochondrial, with protein sequence MMFPSSISLLRLAVRGGLECERLSARGLFSRRAFSISSLKREEEIKKETVQNQEKRELPRLSREEYEKFRDEYYYKKNHVNKETAINYSVSLALLFLALSFASVPIYRAICKRTGWGGTPITDKTKFTSDKMVPVDTDKRIRVQFTAETSSMLPWKFIPQQREVYVIPGETALAFYKAKNRSNKDITGMATYSVTPDNVAPYFNKIQCFCFEEQRLNAGEEVDMPLFFFIDPEFATDPSMRNIDDIVLHYTFFRATHDKDEDKILSDAREKMSKANEEASKAAVQQN
- the ODC2 gene encoding Mitochondrial 2-oxodicarboxylate carrier 2 (BUSCO:EOG09342TOS) — translated: MSTEEKPLPFIYQFMAGAMAGISEVLIMYPLDVVKTRMQLQVGIGAQAEYKGVIDCFSKMIKREGFGSLYRGIVPPILMEAPKRATKFAANDEWGKFYRKQFGTEKMTQSLSILTGATAGATESLVVVPFELIKIRLQDKNSKYKNARDVLKNTIKGEGIVSLYNGLEATMWRQSIWNAGYFGVIFQVKSLLPKPTNQSEKTRNDLISGFVGGTVGTMLNTPFDVIKSRIQSTPRIPGTPPKYNWALPSLVKVFSEGSFRAMYKGFVPKVLRLGPGGGIMLVVYNTTMNFFRGIYYKKEKPARKNEN
- the ISU1 gene encoding iron-binding protein (BUSCO:EOG093449GU), producing the protein MFSRQFIRQGIALTQRKSCNYIAISRRFYHPKVIDHYQNPRNVGTMDKNLPNVGTGLVGAPACGDVMRLQIKVNDATGVIEDVKFKTFGCGSAIASSSFATEMVKGMTLEEAGKIKNTTIAKELSLPPVKLHCSMLAEDAIKSAIKDYKSKRQSRKPTLGPEAEKSDFKPATTTA
- a CDS encoding uncharacterized protein (BUSCO:EOG093418NY), with amino-acid sequence MTADDSLFLGFDLSTQQLKVISTYANLKHHKTYKVDFDADYGGVYHIKNGVISVEETGEICAPVAMWIEAVELVFKRMEDDNFPFEKVRAMSGSCQQHGSVYWSREASELFGKLSTSKTLVEQLSPNGFTFQIAPNWQDHSTAPEIEAFEKQVGGSQELSDITGSRAHYRFTGPQIRKMATRKDPDLYQKTYRISLVSSFLCSLLSTKLQRLEESDACGMNLYDIKNSRFDEDLIALAAGTSPKIDGADEATRAKGVKDLKQKLGPVQPIGYRSVGNIGKYFVQKYGFSPDCKVYPFTGDNNATILALPLANNDILVSMGTSTTVLLVTNSYKPSASYHIFKHPTIPEHYMGMLCYCNGALAREKVREAINKKYGTPANSWDKFDTILDESKPLNGKLELGIYFPKGEIIPNAKICERRFQYHLDQKELVELSKGQKWSVEEDVASIIESQALSCRLRAGPMLENTGSAFGKAKKVNRTTHYKEVASKFSQHELAVLEKLADRYGDIQSDGIYQTPAALVSKPNKVFFVGGSSKNLSIVKKYCEIFGALKGNYRIDLSDACALGGCYKSLWSYLVETKGLDQVGDYGEWLNANYNWDDYVDPVQGTKDLWDDYVDGVGILSLAEQKLER